The Planktothrix sp. FACHB-1365 genome contains the following window.
GGTTGGACAATGATTCATCGTCAACCTGCAATTATTTCTGATATTTATGGAGATGAACGAGTTCCCTATGCCGCCTATCAACCCACCTTTGTTAAAAGTTTAGCAATGGTTCCCATTCGTACCCTTGACCCGATTGGAGCGATTGGAATTTATTGGGCAATTTTGCATCAACCTACTGCTGAAGAAGTGAAATTATTACAAGCTTTAGCCGATACAACCGCAGTAGCGATGGAAAATGTTCAAGTGTATTCTGAATTAGAACAACGAGTCCGCCATCGTACTTCCCAATTACAAACTTTAAATCAACAATTAGCTGAAGAAATTGAAGAACGACGAAAAGCAGAAGCAGAAGTCAGACAATTATCTTTAACGGATGAACTAACCGGATTATTAAATCGTCGGGGATTTTTTGTTTTAGCTGAACAACAATTAAAGTTAGCTCGACGTTTACACACATCCTGTTGGATCATTTTCATAGATGTAGATGGCTTAAAAACAGTCAATGATACTTTAGGTCATGACCAGGGAGATGCTTTGATTCAGGCTATGGCTCAAGTTTTGAAACAAACCTTTCGAGAGTCTGATATTGTTGCCCGTTTGGGAGGAGATGAATTTGTGATTTTTGCTCCTAATTGTATCAATTATTGTGAAAATATAGAAAGCCGTTTAAAATCCGAAATTGATCAGTTTAATCAAAATAGCCCTTTCAGTTTTCAGTTATCGATGAGTGTTGGCAGTATTAATTTTAATCCCAGTTACCATACTCGTCTGGAAGAATTAGTCAATCAAGCAGATGAATTAATGTATACCCAAAAACGCCTGAAACGGAATCAAAAATTCCTGTGTTAACCTAGAATAAATATCAATCGTTAATATGAAAAAAATTTTGATTTTTAGCTTATTATTTATAATAAGTTTGGTTTTAGTGACTTGTGCCGAACAGTCTCAACATTTATCTCAAAACACCTCTACTTCTAATCCCAACTCGCCTTTAACTATTTGGTGGACAAAAGGGTTTTATCCTGAAGAAGATGAAGCGTTGCAAACGGTGATTAAAGCTTGGGAACAACAAGCTGGACTCAAAGCAAAACTGACATTATTTAGTGATGATGAAAACTTAAAACAAACACTAAACGCCTTAGAAACTGAAAATTTCCCTGATATTGTTTATAATAGACGGTTAGAATTTGCCATCAATCCTAAAGCTGCTTGGGAAGGTAAAGTTGCTGAGGTTTCCGATATTATTAAACCGATCAAAACCCTTTATACTCCCAGTGCGATTCAATCGGTTTATCTCTACAATCAAAAATCTAAAAAATTTGGCTATTACGGTGTACCTCTTCAGCAGCAAACCTTACATCTCCATTATTGGCGAGATTTACTGGAAGAAGCCGGATTTCAAGAACGTGATATTCCTAAAGATTGGAATAATTTTTGGGCGTTTTGGCAAGAGGTACAAAGCCAATTAAGAAAACAGGGAAAATCGGATATTTATGGTATTGGTTTAACATTTTCTTCCGAATCTAATGACACCTTTTATGAGTTTGAACAAACCTTGGCTGCATCAGGGATTCAACTGATGAATCAACAGGGAGAACTGTTAGTGAATAATCCTGAAGTTCGTCAAGGAATTCTTGATAGTTTAATTTGGTATACTCAATTTTATAAACAGGGATATGCGGCTCCAGATTCTATTGATTGGCTCCCAGAAGATAATAATATTAATTTCCTGAATCGTCGCCTGGTCATGACTCTTAATCCTACCCTTTCTATTCCCGCTTCTCAAAAAACTGATCCTGATGTTTATTCTCAACAAATTGCCACGATTGAACTTCCGAATAAACCCAATGGCGAACCGATGCCAAACTTTGTTTCCATTAAACAAGTTATCACCTTTAAAAACTCTCCCCATTCCCAGCAAGCTAAAAGTTTCCTCTCTTTTTTAGCCAAACCCGAAATCCTTTTAAACTATTTAAAAGGGTCTGCTGGACGTTATTTCCCCGTTATGCCACAACTGTTATCAGATCCATTTTGGAATAATACGAATGATCCTCATCTCAAGGTCGCATCAGAACAATTTCGTTTTGTTGCGCCGTTGTCTTCGATTCTGTTTGCACCCTATTCCCAAATTTTTGCTGAAAATGTATGGGGAAAAGCCATAGAACAGGTCATTGTTGAGGGTTTATCTCCAGAAGCAGCAACGGAGATGGCTATTGCTGAAATTCAAACAATATTTGCCGAGTGGAAAGTTCAGGAGTAAACTAATAAAAGATAGCTTTTTAAAGTTGCCTGATTCTAAACTCTCAATTTCTCCGCATTTCCCCAAGGATTCTAGCCATGAGAATAAACTTATTTTCCCGTAACTTTGCAGGATTTCTAGCCTTGGTAATGGTCAGTTTCATTTTAATCACTTGTACAAGTCAACCCCCTAAAAAGCCTGAGAATATTCAACAAAAATCAGAATTAACCATCTGGTGGAATCGAGGATATTATCCCGAACAAGATGAAGCCATTGAAAAAGTGGTCGAGAACTGGAAACAACTCACGGGGAATCAAGTTAAGCTGTCTTTTTTTAGTGAAGAGGATACCTTAAAAGAAGCGATTACAGCCTTAAAAGTTGGAAATCCTCCAGATATTTTATTTTCCGAACGGGCTGATTTTACCTTAATTCCTCAATGGGCTTGGGAGGGAAAATTAGCAGATGTTTCTGGGGTGATGGAACCGATTCAAAGCTTATATGAACCCAGTGCGATCGCATCAGTTTATCTGAAGAATAAAGCCACTCAAAAACGGTCTTATTATGCCATTCCCTTAATGGAGCAAACGCTTCATATTCACTACTGGCGAGAATTGCTTCAAGAAGGGGGAATTGATCCTCAAAATTTACCTCAAAATTGGTCAGAATTTTGGCAGATTTGGCAACAAGCTCAAGCTAATTTAAAAACGTCGGGACAAACAGAAATTTATGGTTTAGGTTTACCGATGTCCGTTGAATCTTCAGATACTTATTTAATTTTTGAACAATTTTTAATTGCCCATGATGTTCAACTTTTCGATGAACAGGGAAATTTACAATTAGATCAACCCACCGTTCGTCAAGGAATTATAGATACCCTGAATGAATATACTAATTTTTATCTTGAGGGAAATGTTCCCCCGGCTGCGATTAATTGGTTGAATGCGGATAATAATACTAATTTCTTGAACCGTAGTACCATTATGACCCTGAATCCGAGTTTATCCATTCCAGGTTCCCAACGGGAAGATCAAGACATTTATCAACATCAACTGATAACAGCCCTCTTTCCTAATACCCCCAAGGGTCAACCGATGAAACATTTAGTTTCTGTTAAAGAAGCGGTGGTTTTTTCAGAAGCTCAGAATCCAAAACTAGCACAACAATTTCTAACCTATCTCATTGAACCCAAAAATCTAAGTGCTTATGTTCAAGGCACTGGAGGAAGGTATTTTCCGGTTATGATGCAACTTTGGAATGATCCTTTCTGGCAAAATCTTAATGATCCTCATTTAAAAGTGGCATCTCAACAATTTCAATCCAATAAAACTCAACCTTTATATCATGTTATTAACCCCGCTTATGCTCAGGTTCAAACGGAAAATATTTGGGGTCAAGCCATTAAAGCCGTATTAACTCAAGAGGTCTCTCCAGAACAGGCAACCGATCAGGCAATTCAACAGATCAAAGAAATTTTTGATCTGTGGCAACAGAAGTGATTACCTCCCAATTTATTGTAACATTTGATCCCCTTTCATCTATTCTGATTTTTCCTATGAATCTTTGGAAAAAAAGCTTATTATTCCAGCTTGTGAGTTCTTTTCTGATTTTATCGTTAATCATTGTTTCTCTTGTTGGATATATGGCTTTTTATCAAGCTAAAGAATCCTTAAAAAACTCAATTTTTAATGAACTGAATATCGCAGCTTCCTTAAAACGGGAGGAACTCAACCATTGGGTGTTTGATCAAAGTCAAGTGGTTTTAGCTATAGCTCAAATGCCTGAACTTCGGACTCCTGCAAAAACACTATTTACCCTGGATAAATCTAGTGAGGATTATAAAAATATTCAAAGGTCATTACAAGCTTCTTTAAGTTCATTTACCAGAGAAAAATCGGGGTTAAAAGAAATTTTTATTTTGTCTCGTGGCGGTCGAGTTTTAGTTTCAACTGACCCGTCTCAAATCGGTAAATATCAACCCTTAGTTCAATACAGTGATATTCAAGC
Protein-coding sequences here:
- a CDS encoding sensor domain-containing diguanylate cyclase; translated protein: MNTILSSSITPAPQSGEPHSIQPGYYQAMERLITVVQELSLARDLPTIMTIVKHAARELTKSDGASFVLRDQDQCFYADEDSIAPLWKGQRFPIEICLGGWTMIHRQPAIISDIYGDERVPYAAYQPTFVKSLAMVPIRTLDPIGAIGIYWAILHQPTAEEVKLLQALADTTAVAMENVQVYSELEQRVRHRTSQLQTLNQQLAEEIEERRKAEAEVRQLSLTDELTGLLNRRGFFVLAEQQLKLARRLHTSCWIIFIDVDGLKTVNDTLGHDQGDALIQAMAQVLKQTFRESDIVARLGGDEFVIFAPNCINYCENIESRLKSEIDQFNQNSPFSFQLSMSVGSINFNPSYHTRLEELVNQADELMYTQKRLKRNQKFLC
- a CDS encoding ABC transporter substrate-binding protein; its protein translation is MKKILIFSLLFIISLVLVTCAEQSQHLSQNTSTSNPNSPLTIWWTKGFYPEEDEALQTVIKAWEQQAGLKAKLTLFSDDENLKQTLNALETENFPDIVYNRRLEFAINPKAAWEGKVAEVSDIIKPIKTLYTPSAIQSVYLYNQKSKKFGYYGVPLQQQTLHLHYWRDLLEEAGFQERDIPKDWNNFWAFWQEVQSQLRKQGKSDIYGIGLTFSSESNDTFYEFEQTLAASGIQLMNQQGELLVNNPEVRQGILDSLIWYTQFYKQGYAAPDSIDWLPEDNNINFLNRRLVMTLNPTLSIPASQKTDPDVYSQQIATIELPNKPNGEPMPNFVSIKQVITFKNSPHSQQAKSFLSFLAKPEILLNYLKGSAGRYFPVMPQLLSDPFWNNTNDPHLKVASEQFRFVAPLSSILFAPYSQIFAENVWGKAIEQVIVEGLSPEAATEMAIAEIQTIFAEWKVQE
- a CDS encoding ABC transporter substrate-binding protein — encoded protein: MRINLFSRNFAGFLALVMVSFILITCTSQPPKKPENIQQKSELTIWWNRGYYPEQDEAIEKVVENWKQLTGNQVKLSFFSEEDTLKEAITALKVGNPPDILFSERADFTLIPQWAWEGKLADVSGVMEPIQSLYEPSAIASVYLKNKATQKRSYYAIPLMEQTLHIHYWRELLQEGGIDPQNLPQNWSEFWQIWQQAQANLKTSGQTEIYGLGLPMSVESSDTYLIFEQFLIAHDVQLFDEQGNLQLDQPTVRQGIIDTLNEYTNFYLEGNVPPAAINWLNADNNTNFLNRSTIMTLNPSLSIPGSQREDQDIYQHQLITALFPNTPKGQPMKHLVSVKEAVVFSEAQNPKLAQQFLTYLIEPKNLSAYVQGTGGRYFPVMMQLWNDPFWQNLNDPHLKVASQQFQSNKTQPLYHVINPAYAQVQTENIWGQAIKAVLTQEVSPEQATDQAIQQIKEIFDLWQQK